The sequence AAAAGCACAGCAAACAGCCATAAGCGTATACGCTTCACCTTTTATGTCCTCCTATTCCGTATAGTACATAAACCCTATCGCTCCTGGACCTGTATGTGTCGAAATGATTGGAGTTGTATACACAATGTCCGTCTGTGTCCATCCTGTCGTTTCCGCAATGGATTGTTTTAATCGTTCACTTAAATCAAGCGCCTCTGCGTGAGCAATTCCGACTGCTCGAACTTTTTTTCCCTTCGTATGTTCAACAAATTGATTGGTTAAATATTTGACAATTTGGGACTGGCTCCGAACTTTTGTGACAGGCGTATATACCCCATCTTCTAATGAAGCGATCGGTTTGATGTTTAGTAACGAACCTATCATCGCTTTCCCTCGTCCAATACGTCCACCTTTGACGAGATTTTCAAGCGTATCAACAACAACGAATAAATGTGTATTCGCACGAACTGTATCGAGATGGGAAACAATCTCTGATACTGTCTTTCCCTCAGAGACCATTTTGACCGCTTCTAATACTTGAAAGCCAAGTGCAAGAGAAATAAAGCGTGAGTCGACAACGGTGACGTTCGTCTTTGTCATCGCAGCTGCACTTTCGGCAGAGCGCACCGTTCCGCTCATTCCTCCTGTCATATGAATCGAGATAACATCGTATCCCGCTTCTCCAAGTTCATCATACACTTGTAAAAACTGTCCTGCAGACGGTTGAGAGCTTTTCGGAAGTTCATTTGCTTGTTTCATTTTTTCAATAAATTGTTGTGGAGTTAGGTCAATACCATCTAAATATGTTTCCCCATCAATAGAGATGGATAATGGAACGACACGAATGTCCCACGCTTCAATTATTTCTTTTGGTAAATCGACCGTAGAGTCTGTTACAATTTTTACTTTACTCATTTTTTCACTTCCTGTATTTCATTCTAAAATTTTCGTACGGTGAAATTATATAATAAAATCGCCCTGCGTGTCTTCGTTTTCATAAAATTTTTTGTAAAAAAAGAGCTGATTTGCACATTAGCAAAACAGCTCCTTCGTCATTTATGCATTGTTTTTTAAAATTTCAGATTTAAATATTTGTTCGTATACCGGCCACTTCAACACACGTTTTAAATAATCTTTAAACGAATGCACCTTCTTTGTTTTTTTGCTCGCATACACTTGTGCAATAAACGTTTGTAACCTTACTTTTACCATAAATTGATAAGGGTTATCGTCCTCCAATACCGGAATTTCAATAATTTTTACTTTTTGCCCATCTACGTTTTTAAACTCTAGGCTTTTGAATAACAAAATATCAATCCTCTTTTTTGACCGATTTACTTATATTATACACGATTTTTGTGTTGAAGTATGTCACATTTCGTCATCGACTTATAAAAAATTTTTGTCAAATGAGCAAATGGAATAAACTACTATCTTTATTCACTTCCATAAACGGAAAACCTTTTTTCTTCATTCGTTCGATAAGCGGACCGTAATCTTCACGACATTTTAATTCAATGCCAACGAGAGCGGGGCCGCTGTCTTTATTATTTTTTTTCGTATATTCAAAGAGTGTAATGTCGTCTGTTGGTCCTAATACTTCATCGAGAAATTCACGTAAAGCGCCTGCACGTTGTGGAAAATTCACAATAAAATAATGTTGAAGTCCTTCATAAATCATAGATCGTTCTTTAATTTCTTGCATACGTCCAATATCGTTGTTTCCTCCACTAATAATGCAAACAACCGTTTTGCCACGAATGTGATCTTTATATAAGTCAAGTGCAGCAACTGGCAACGCTCCAGCAGGTTCTACAACGATCGCATTCTCGTTATAAAGTTGCAAAATTGTTGTGCACACTTTTCCTTCAGGAACGACTACAATATCGTCAACGAGCTCTTTCGCTAACGTAAATGTCTTTTCACCCACGCGCTTGACTGCTGCACCATCTACAAATGGGTCGATTCCATTTAAAGTAACGACTTCTTTTGCTTCAAACGATTTTTTCATCGAAGGAGCTCCTTCAGGTTCGATACCGATTAATTTTGTCGTTGGTGAAATGCTTTTTATATACGTACCGACACCAGAAATAAGCCCTCCCCCGCCAATACTTGCGAACACATAGTCGATCGGCTCTTCACAATCATTTAAAATTTCAACCCCGACCGTTCCTTGTCCAGCAATGACAGCCTCATCATCAAACGGATGGATAAACGTTCGTTGCTCTTTTTTGGCACAAACAATCGCCTGCTCATAAGAGTCATCAAATGTATCACCAACTAAAATGATATCAACAAATTCTCGACCAAAAAATTGTACTTGTGATACTTTTTGGCGTGGAGTGGTAGACGGCATATAAATTTTACCGTGTACGCCAAGTACTCGACACGAATAAGCAACGCCTTGGGCGTGATTTCCTGCACTTGCACAGACAACGCCGTTTTTCTTTTCTTCTTCACATAAACTTTTCATTCGATAATATGCCCCGCGAATTTTAAACGATCGAACGATTTGTAAATCTTCCCGTTTAAAGTATACGTGGCAATCATAACGTTCTGAAAGCAATTCATTTTTTTGTAAAGGAGTATGATACACGACATCTTTTAACGTTTGATAAGCAATTAAAATATCTTCTACGTATACGCCATGTTTTCGTTTTACTTGTTGTTCCATTTTCTCGTTTCCTTTCCGTTTGTAATTTCGTCGTCAAAATTATGTTATTCTAAAATATATCATATTTTCGAATAAAGAAAAGTAAATTTTCTAAAAATTATCCGAAAAAATAAAGCTCGCTTGTTATTTGCGAGCTATTCGTTTGTATATGCAAAATGTATGTGGATAGCGATTTTTTTCATCTTGCACGCCAGGCTGTACTGAGCAGAGCTCCCATTGCTGTTCATCAATGTTTGGAAAAAATGTATCCCCATTAAACGTTGCATCAATATGTGTAACGTACAATCGATCAGCTATCGGCATCGCTTGTTCAAATACTTGTGCCCCTCCTATAACGAATACATGACCGTATTGTTGTTCGACTTGTTTTATGTCATCAATCGAATGAATAACTTGACAACAAGAGATGTTCAAGACGGACTTGTCGCGTGTAAGTATGATATTCGTTCTTCCTGGCAAGGGGCGACCTATTGATTCAAACGTTTTTCTTCCCATCACAATCGGATGTCCCATCGTTACTTGCTTAAAATAAGCTAAATCCGCCGGCAAATGCCAAGGTAACGTATTGTTATAACCAATCACCCGATTGCGATCCATCGCAACAATAATAGAGATCAACTAAATCACTTCCTTATACAGACACGTCCGCTTTAATATGCGGATGTGGATCATAATCAACAATTTCAAAATCTTCAAAACGATACTCAAAAATAGAAGCAGGCTTTCGTTTGATTATCAATTTCGGGAGCGGTCGCGGTTCTCTCGTTAACTGCAATTTTGCTTGCTCAATATGGTTCATATATAAATGGACATCACCGCCAGTAAAAATAAGTTCTTTTGGCTGCAGATCGCATTGTTGAGCAACCATATATGTAAGTAACGCGTAGCTTGCGATATTGAACGGAAGACCTAAAAACGTATCGACAGATCGCTGTTGCCACATGCATGATAATGTCCCATTTTCCACATAAAACTGAAAAGCATAATGACAAGGTGGCAATTTCATATGATCTAATTCTGCAACGTTCCACGCGCTCACTAAAAGACGGCGGGAGTTTGGATTTGTTTTTATTTGTTCAATCACTTCACTTATTTGATCAATTGTTCGACCATCGGCCCCTTTCCATGAACGCCATTGCGCTCCGTACACCGGTCCTAAATCCCCGTTTTCATCTGCCCATTCATCCCAAATCGTTACACCATTTTCTTTTAAATAACGAATATTTGTCTCTCCACTCAAAAACCAAAGCAATTCGTGGATGATCGAACGAATATGTAATTTTTTTGTCGTAAGCAAAGGAAAACCTTCACGTAAATCGAATCGTAATTGACGTCCGAATACGGAAATCGTCCCCGTTCCTGTGCGATCGTCCTTATACACCCCGTTTTGTAAAATATCTTCAAGTAATTGTAAATATTGCTTCATAACACCCTCACCTTCTTTTATATACTGTCATTTATTATGACATAAAGCATACAACTAGGAAAGAAAAAACCGTAGGACAATCCTACGGCTAACAAATACGTGGTAACATTAATCCTGTTAATCGATATAATCGTCTTGTTGTCCCGAGCGGCGTCCGCAATAAAAGCTGACCTTTATTTGTTGCCCGAACAGTTCCAATCACAGCAGCATCTTTTCCCTCTGGTTGCGAACGGAGCGCATCAAGCACTGCTTGTTCATCTTCTTTTGGAACGATCATGACTACTTTTCCCTCATTGGCTAAGTAAAGAGGATCAAAACCAAGTAATTCACATGCCCCTTTGACTTCTTTCTTCACTGGGATACATTCTTCCTCTAATTCAATCGTTACACCGAAATCTTCACAAATTTCTACAAGAGTGGTCGCTAGCCCACCGCGCGTTGGATCGCGCATCAGTCGAATGCGCTGACTTGCCTCTAAAGCTTTTGCGACGAGTAGATACAATGAAGTACAGTCGCTCTCAATCGTTGATACAAGCCCTAATTCTCCTCGTGCAACTAATACAGCTACACCATGATCTCCAACCGAACCACTGACAATAACCGAGTCCCCTTCATCCATGTTCCGTTCAAGCGGGTGCGAAATAATGCCAATTCCTGTTGTATTAATATATAATCCATCTGCACTTCCACGTTCAACAACTTTTGTATCCCCTGCAACAATTGCTACATTTGTTTTTTTCGCTTCTTCTGCCATCGATTGAACGACTGTTTTTAAATGACGAATAGGAAACCCCTCTTCAATAATAAAGCTACACGTTAATACTTTTGGGATCGCCCCAACAACTGCTAAATCGTTTATTGTTCCAGCTACCGCTAACTTTCCGATATTTCCACCCGGAAAGAAAATTGGCTTGATGACAAAACTATCCGTTGTCACAGCGAGCTCATGTGTTCCTAACGCAAACGTAGCGGCATCAAACTTTGCATGACGCTCATTACGAAACGTAGAAACAAAAACATCTGTAATTAGTTTGTGAGCTAACTCCCCACCATCCCCATGCGCAAGCGTTATTCGCTCCATTCGTTACTCCTCCCTCATATATTGATAATAAGCTGCACAACTACCTTCCGACGATACCATACATGGACCAATTGGATTGAGGGGTGTACATGCTCTCCCAAACAACGCACATTGAGGTGGATCAATGAGACCACGAATCACTTCACCACATCGACATTTTGTTCGACGTGGTTCACGTGTTGGAATAGGAAATTTCACCTTAGCGTTAAACTGATTATACTCACTCTTAAAATCCATTCCACTATCAAAAATGACACCGATGCCACGCCACGCCTCGTCACATAATGTAAAGTAATGATTCATCCAATATTTTGCCTGCACATTTCCTTGTTCAGTCACAACACTTTTGTAATCATTTAATACAACAGCGCGTTGTTCAAGCGATAGCAGCAACAAATGACGAAGTGCACTTAACATATCAAGCGCTTCAAACCCGCTAATTACTGCAGGTATATTGTATTCTGTTGCTAAAAATTCAAAATGTTTTCTTCCCATTACCATCGATACGTGTCCAGGGAGTAAAAATCCATCTAATGCCACTTCTCCGTCATGAAGCAACTGGCGTAAAATCGGTTCCACTAGCTTTGTGGACATCCACATAGAAAAATTTCTTACTTGTTTCTCTTCCGCTTCTTTTACAGCTGCAGCTAAAATCGGAATCGTCGTTTCAAACCCTATGCCTAAAAAAATAACTTCTTGATGTGGGTGTTGTTCGGCGATGCGAACGGCATCAACAGGAGAATAGACAACTCGTACATCTTTTCCTTCTGTCTTCGCTTGCATCAACGTACCATAAGATCCTAGCACTCGAACCATATCGCCAAATGTACAAATGATTCGATTCACACCATCTGTCAAAGAAATCATTGCATCAATCGTTACTTGATCAGTGACACAAACAGGGCAACCAGGGCCAGAAATAAGACGAACGTATCCTTCAAGCGCTTTTTTCACCCCTGTACGAGCGAGAGCCATGGTATGTGAACCACAAACTTCCATGAAGGAAGGTATTCGCCCGAACGTTTGTTGAAACCGATCGGCTAACGTCTTCACTTCCTGTAACAGCATTTGACTAAGTGTTGAGTGATCCGTCACTTCTAGCATCGACTAACTTCCTCCATTCTTCTAAACTTTCTTGTGCATATTGCTCGTCAATAATAGACATCGCCTGGCCAGCGTGCACAATGACATAATCACCGATTTTCACTTCAGGAACAAAAATGATTCCAACGTTCATTTGTGAGCCCATCACGTCGACTAACGCAGAAAAACTTTCGATATGTAACACTTTTGCCGGCACTCCTACACACATGCCTGTCCCCTCCTATGTGCTGCAATCATTAACTGTCCAAGTGCTAATCCTCCATCGTTGCACGGTACTTTTTGATGTGTATAAACATTGAATCCAAGTTGAGAAAACTCTTGGCGAAGCCGTTTAACGATGTAGCGGTTATGCATACTTCCGCCTGATAAAACGATGTTACGCTCATATGTTGGATGTTGTTGCAAAGCAAGACGAACCATTTCAACAGACGCCTGAACAACTGTTTCGTGAAAACGTCCAGCAACGGTATTCGTTTGTACACCGTCATCGACATCTCTTATGATCGCCCGCCACATTTCTTTTAAATCAATTTCCCATGTTTCACGTCTTTCTACATTAAACGGATAAGCCTCATATATTTTCGTATCATCAATCAATTCGGAAAGCCGAATCGCCGCTTCCCCGTCATATGTGCTATGCGTACAAACATATAAGAAGGCGCTCACAGCATCAAACAATCGACCGCACGTCCCTGCTAGAGGGGAATGTAGCCCTTTTTCGATCATTTGTCTCAGCACATCAACGTCTCTCGCTCGCTCTATAAATCGTTGCTGCGCTAAAGCGTATCCTTCTTCCCCTAAATAGTATCCAAGCATGCCAACTGTTGTACGCCACGGTTCTTTCGCACAACGTTCTCCACCAGGAAGTGGGGTATATGTCAAATGTCCGATTCTTTCATATTGCAAAGCGTTTCCGTATAACAACTCAAACCCCCATATATGCCCATCTTCGCCGTACCCTGTTCCATCTAAAATTAGACCAAAACATGAAGTTGAGATATGGTTTTCTTCCATACATGAAACCATATGCGCATGATGATGCTGTACAGCTACAATGTCGGCATCCCATTGTTTTGCGATGTTCCACGTTTCGTAGTTTGGATGTAAATCAACAGCAATAATTTTAGGTGTTACTCCCATCCACGTGCGTAAATGTTCGTATTCTCTCTCAAAATGTTCGATTACTTCTACATGTTCTAAATCGCCTATATGGGGCCCTAAAAAAATTTGCTGGTGTCTCCCGAACGCAAATACATTTTTTTGCTGCCCACCAAGCGCTACAATCTCATGTACATCTTGCTTTGTCCATAATGGATCTGGAACGAAGCCACGCGCCCGTCGAATGAAATGGGTGTTCCCATTTTCTATTTGGACAACAGAATCATCAAGCGGATGTACAATTGGGCGATTATGAACGAGAAAATAATCCGCAATGTTTTGCAAATCACAAAAAGCCCGTTCATCTTCGTATATGATCGGTGCTCCTGAACGATTAGCACTTGTCATGACAATGACAGGTAATTGATCATCCAACAATAAATGATGGAGGGGAGTGTACGGCAACATCACCCCAACCGTTTGTAACCCAGGAGCGACCAACGAAGCAATCATTGTGTTTTTTCTTTGTTTAACAACAACGATCGGGGCTTCCGGCGAGGTTAACAATTGTTTTTCTTCCTCCGTTACGTCACATAATTGTTCTACAATGTCAACAGAAGCAGCCATCACAGCCAACGGTCGATTTGGCCGTTGTTTTCGCATTCTTAATTGTTGAACAGCCCTTTCATTTGTCGCATCACATGCTAAGTGATATCCGCCTAAGCCTTTAATCGCAACAATTGCCCCGGCTTGAATATACGCCCTCGCCTGCTCGATCGCATCCCCCTGTACCATTTTTCCATCACGGTTTCGTAGCATGATAGAAGGACCACACGCTGGACAAGCAATAGGCTGAGCGTGATGGCGACGATTCATAGGATCGTTATATTCCTCGTTACATCGTTTACACATTGGAAATGAATACATCGATGTAAACGGGCGGTCATACGGTAGCTGTTCAATAATCGTGTAGCGTGGGCCGCATTGTGTACAATTAATGAACGGGTAACGATATCGATGATCATTTGGATCATACATTTCTCGCAAACAATCATTACAAACAGCTGTGTCGATCGGAATAACGAGCGAAGAACTTCCCGTTCGTTCGCTCGGAATAATGGAGAAATCGTTACATGCTTGCCATTGGGCTGCAGTCACAATCATTTCATCAATACAGGATAGTCGCGGGGCTTCTACCGGTAAAGAGTGAATAAATTGATCGACTGCGTAAGCATCCCCTTCAATATGAATAAAGACCCCGTCCATATTGTTTTGTACAATTCCTTTTACGTTATAACGCTTTGCGAGTGCGAAAATAAAAGGACGGAAGCCAACTCCTTGCACTCGTCCTTTTACCGTAATATTGACTGCTTTTTGCATCGGGCAACCCCTTCCCGAATCCAATGTAACCATTCATCCATACCTTCACCCGTTTTCGCAGATATCGTCAATAACCTAGACTGTGGGTTAATACACAATAAATCTTCTTTTGCTTGCTCTACGCTAAAATCAAGATACGGCAATAAATCTATTTTATTTAGTAAAACGAGTTCTGTTCGCATAAACATCGTCGGATATTTCGGTATTTTATCATTTCCTTCTGGTATGCTTAATACAGCCACCTTATGTTGCTGTCCTAAATCATAGCCAGAGGGACAAACAAGATTTCCGACATTTTCAATAAACAAAATATCGAGATGCTGAAAATTAAATTGGGGTAAAACAGCTGCAATCATGCGAGCGTCTAAATGACATCCTCCGTGCGTATTAATTTGCACAGCTTGCGCACCAAGAGCCCGAATACGTTCCGCATCTTTTTCTGTCGCTAAATCACCCTCGATGACCCCAATACGAAATTCACTAGCTAGCGCCTCAATCGTTTTCTCTAAAATCGTTGTCTTTCCTGCTCCTGGAGAGCTCATTATATTGATGACAAGCGTATTCGTTTCTTCGAACAATT comes from Anoxybacillus flavithermus and encodes:
- a CDS encoding DegV family protein, translating into MSKVKIVTDSTVDLPKEIIEAWDIRVVPLSISIDGETYLDGIDLTPQQFIEKMKQANELPKSSQPSAGQFLQVYDELGEAGYDVISIHMTGGMSGTVRSAESAAAMTKTNVTVVDSRFISLALGFQVLEAVKMVSEGKTVSEIVSHLDTVRANTHLFVVVDTLENLVKGGRIGRGKAMIGSLLNIKPIASLEDGVYTPVTKVRSQSQIVKYLTNQFVEHTKGKKVRAVGIAHAEALDLSERLKQSIAETTGWTQTDIVYTTPIISTHTGPGAIGFMYYTE
- the hypB gene encoding hydrogenase nickel incorporation protein HypB, translated to MRITLEVDVLTNNNRAAAFNRQLFEETNTLVINIMSSPGAGKTTILEKTIEALASEFRIGVIEGDLATEKDAERIRALGAQAVQINTHGGCHLDARMIAAVLPQFNFQHLDILFIENVGNLVCPSGYDLGQQHKVAVLSIPEGNDKIPKYPTMFMRTELVLLNKIDLLPYLDFSVEQAKEDLLCINPQSRLLTISAKTGEGMDEWLHWIREGVARCKKQSILR
- a CDS encoding HypC/HybG/HupF family hydrogenase formation chaperone, which gives rise to MCVGVPAKVLHIESFSALVDVMGSQMNVGIIFVPEVKIGDYVIVHAGQAMSIIDEQYAQESLEEWRKLVDARSDGSLNT
- the hypD gene encoding hydrogenase formation protein HypD → MLEVTDHSTLSQMLLQEVKTLADRFQQTFGRIPSFMEVCGSHTMALARTGVKKALEGYVRLISGPGCPVCVTDQVTIDAMISLTDGVNRIICTFGDMVRVLGSYGTLMQAKTEGKDVRVVYSPVDAVRIAEQHPHQEVIFLGIGFETTIPILAAAVKEAEEKQVRNFSMWMSTKLVEPILRQLLHDGEVALDGFLLPGHVSMVMGRKHFEFLATEYNIPAVISGFEALDMLSALRHLLLLSLEQRAVVLNDYKSVVTEQGNVQAKYWMNHYFTLCDEAWRGIGVIFDSGMDFKSEYNQFNAKVKFPIPTREPRRTKCRCGEVIRGLIDPPQCALFGRACTPLNPIGPCMVSSEGSCAAYYQYMREE
- a CDS encoding YpmP family protein, which gives rise to MLFKSLEFKNVDGQKVKIIEIPVLEDDNPYQFMVKVRLQTFIAQVYASKKTKKVHSFKDYLKRVLKWPVYEQIFKSEILKNNA
- a CDS encoding dihydrofolate reductase, translating into MDRNRVIGYNNTLPWHLPADLAYFKQVTMGHPIVMGRKTFESIGRPLPGRTNIILTRDKSVLNISCCQVIHSIDDIKQVEQQYGHVFVIGGAQVFEQAMPIADRLYVTHIDATFNGDTFFPNIDEQQWELCSVQPGVQDEKNRYPHTFCIYKRIARK
- the thyA gene encoding thymidylate synthase, with translation MKQYLQLLEDILQNGVYKDDRTGTGTISVFGRQLRFDLREGFPLLTTKKLHIRSIIHELLWFLSGETNIRYLKENGVTIWDEWADENGDLGPVYGAQWRSWKGADGRTIDQISEVIEQIKTNPNSRRLLVSAWNVAELDHMKLPPCHYAFQFYVENGTLSCMWQQRSVDTFLGLPFNIASYALLTYMVAQQCDLQPKELIFTGGDVHLYMNHIEQAKLQLTREPRPLPKLIIKRKPASIFEYRFEDFEIVDYDPHPHIKADVSV
- the ilvA gene encoding threonine ammonia-lyase IlvA; amino-acid sequence: MEQQVKRKHGVYVEDILIAYQTLKDVVYHTPLQKNELLSERYDCHVYFKREDLQIVRSFKIRGAYYRMKSLCEEEKKNGVVCASAGNHAQGVAYSCRVLGVHGKIYMPSTTPRQKVSQVQFFGREFVDIILVGDTFDDSYEQAIVCAKKEQRTFIHPFDDEAVIAGQGTVGVEILNDCEEPIDYVFASIGGGGLISGVGTYIKSISPTTKLIGIEPEGAPSMKKSFEAKEVVTLNGIDPFVDGAAVKRVGEKTFTLAKELVDDIVVVPEGKVCTTILQLYNENAIVVEPAGALPVAALDLYKDHIRGKTVVCIISGGNNDIGRMQEIKERSMIYEGLQHYFIVNFPQRAGALREFLDEVLGPTDDITLFEYTKKNNKDSGPALVGIELKCREDYGPLIERMKKKGFPFMEVNKDSSLFHLLI
- the hypF gene encoding carbamoyltransferase HypF translates to MQKAVNITVKGRVQGVGFRPFIFALAKRYNVKGIVQNNMDGVFIHIEGDAYAVDQFIHSLPVEAPRLSCIDEMIVTAAQWQACNDFSIIPSERTGSSSLVIPIDTAVCNDCLREMYDPNDHRYRYPFINCTQCGPRYTIIEQLPYDRPFTSMYSFPMCKRCNEEYNDPMNRRHHAQPIACPACGPSIMLRNRDGKMVQGDAIEQARAYIQAGAIVAIKGLGGYHLACDATNERAVQQLRMRKQRPNRPLAVMAASVDIVEQLCDVTEEEKQLLTSPEAPIVVVKQRKNTMIASLVAPGLQTVGVMLPYTPLHHLLLDDQLPVIVMTSANRSGAPIIYEDERAFCDLQNIADYFLVHNRPIVHPLDDSVVQIENGNTHFIRRARGFVPDPLWTKQDVHEIVALGGQQKNVFAFGRHQQIFLGPHIGDLEHVEVIEHFEREYEHLRTWMGVTPKIIAVDLHPNYETWNIAKQWDADIVAVQHHHAHMVSCMEENHISTSCFGLILDGTGYGEDGHIWGFELLYGNALQYERIGHLTYTPLPGGERCAKEPWRTTVGMLGYYLGEEGYALAQQRFIERARDVDVLRQMIEKGLHSPLAGTCGRLFDAVSAFLYVCTHSTYDGEAAIRLSELIDDTKIYEAYPFNVERRETWEIDLKEMWRAIIRDVDDGVQTNTVAGRFHETVVQASVEMVRLALQQHPTYERNIVLSGGSMHNRYIVKRLRQEFSQLGFNVYTHQKVPCNDGGLALGQLMIAAHRRGQACV
- the hypE gene encoding hydrogenase expression/formation protein HypE, which produces MERITLAHGDGGELAHKLITDVFVSTFRNERHAKFDAATFALGTHELAVTTDSFVIKPIFFPGGNIGKLAVAGTINDLAVVGAIPKVLTCSFIIEEGFPIRHLKTVVQSMAEEAKKTNVAIVAGDTKVVERGSADGLYINTTGIGIISHPLERNMDEGDSVIVSGSVGDHGVAVLVARGELGLVSTIESDCTSLYLLVAKALEASQRIRLMRDPTRGGLATTLVEICEDFGVTIELEEECIPVKKEVKGACELLGFDPLYLANEGKVVMIVPKEDEQAVLDALRSQPEGKDAAVIGTVRATNKGQLLLRTPLGTTRRLYRLTGLMLPRIC